A stretch of the Chlorobiota bacterium genome encodes the following:
- a CDS encoding nuclear transport factor 2 family protein gives METANQFIEIYYGNFIQKEWDQFSDKIHNDFLYFTDHCKVQNKHEFIEYLSNENWLGTSFMISDFSIIPSKDKNLLICTYRIDFYGLVSLLEFNLKALETTVLLKENDDFSIIHCHSSNIKID, from the coding sequence ATGGAAACTGCAAATCAATTTATTGAAATTTATTATGGAAATTTTATTCAAAAAGAATGGGATCAATTCTCTGATAAAATACATAACGACTTTTTGTATTTTACAGATCATTGCAAAGTTCAAAATAAACATGAGTTCATTGAATACTTATCTAATGAAAACTGGTTAGGTACTTCTTTTATGATTTCAGATTTCAGTATAATTCCATCAAAAGATAAGAACTTATTAATATGTACTTATAGAATTGACTTCTATGGCTTGGTTTCTTTGTTGGAATTTAATTTAAAAGCTTTAGAAACTACAGTTTTATTGAAAGAGAATGATGATTTTAGTATTATTCATTGTCATTCTTCAAATATTAAAATTGATTAA
- a CDS encoding 2-oxoacid:acceptor oxidoreductase subunit alpha, giving the protein MSKQIEELSQVVIRFAGNSGDGMQLTGDQFTSTAALLGNDLATLPDYPAEIRAPAGTTYGVSAFQMSFSSFDIHTPGDEADVLVAMNPAGLITNLCNLKKGGIIIANRDAFDVKNIALAGYQENPLEDGSLSGYEVYSLPLSKNTIASVEGLGLSTKEGARCVNFYTLGLLYWMYDRSMDPTLKHLEEKFKSKPQFIEPNKRAMIAGYNMGETYEAFNVRYSVKPAKLTPGKYRNIMGNEATALGMIAASVKTGLQGFLGSYPITPASDILHNLSRHKNFGFITFQAEDEIAGICSALGAAFGGSLAFTTTSGPGIALKSEAIGLAVMTELPLVIINVQRGGPSTGLPTKTEQADLLQAMYGRNGECPVPVIAASTPGDCFYMAMEAVRIATKYMTPVFLLTDGYIANGSEPWMIPKTEDLLDMKVSFHTNSETYKPYDRDENLKRPWAVPGSAGMEHRIGGLEKANISGDINYTPENHEFMIKLRDQKVAGIANDIPDLEIIGDKDGGDLLILGWGSTYGSIRTAVERKREQGFNVSQAHLKYLNPMPKNTLEVLKKFKQIVIPEMNLGQLLKIIRAEFLIDAKGWNKVQGLPFTAKEIEDRIVSLLGNKN; this is encoded by the coding sequence ATGTCAAAACAGATTGAAGAATTAAGTCAGGTAGTTATTCGCTTTGCAGGAAACTCTGGAGACGGAATGCAATTAACAGGGGATCAATTTACAAGTACTGCAGCTTTACTTGGAAACGATTTAGCAACATTACCAGATTACCCAGCAGAAATTAGAGCTCCTGCTGGAACAACCTATGGTGTCTCGGCTTTCCAAATGAGTTTTTCCTCTTTTGATATTCATACTCCTGGTGACGAAGCAGATGTACTTGTTGCTATGAATCCTGCAGGATTAATCACTAATCTTTGCAACTTAAAAAAAGGTGGAATTATAATAGCTAATCGTGATGCTTTCGATGTTAAAAATATCGCTTTAGCTGGATACCAAGAAAATCCTTTAGAAGATGGATCATTGTCTGGTTATGAAGTATATTCTCTTCCATTATCAAAAAATACAATAGCTTCTGTTGAAGGTCTTGGTTTATCTACAAAAGAGGGTGCTCGTTGTGTTAATTTCTATACTTTAGGTTTGCTTTACTGGATGTATGACAGATCAATGGATCCAACATTAAAGCATCTTGAAGAAAAGTTTAAGAGCAAACCTCAATTTATTGAGCCAAATAAAAGGGCTATGATTGCTGGTTATAATATGGGTGAGACTTATGAAGCGTTTAACGTTAGATATTCAGTTAAACCTGCAAAATTAACACCTGGTAAATATAGGAATATAATGGGAAATGAAGCTACTGCATTAGGCATGATTGCAGCTTCTGTAAAAACTGGACTTCAAGGGTTTTTAGGAAGCTATCCAATTACTCCAGCTTCAGATATTTTACATAACTTATCTAGGCACAAAAATTTCGGATTTATTACTTTTCAAGCTGAAGATGAAATTGCTGGAATATGTAGTGCTTTAGGAGCAGCATTTGGGGGAAGTTTAGCTTTTACAACAACATCTGGTCCTGGTATTGCTCTAAAATCTGAAGCAATTGGTCTTGCAGTTATGACTGAACTTCCATTGGTTATAATTAATGTGCAGAGGGGAGGTCCTTCAACTGGGTTGCCAACAAAAACTGAGCAAGCAGATTTATTACAAGCAATGTATGGAAGAAATGGGGAATGTCCAGTTCCAGTTATTGCAGCTTCTACACCTGGGGATTGTTTTTATATGGCTATGGAGGCTGTTAGAATTGCAACTAAGTATATGACTCCAGTATTTCTGTTAACAGATGGTTACATCGCAAATGGTTCTGAACCTTGGATGATTCCAAAAACTGAAGATTTACTAGACATGAAAGTGTCATTTCATACTAATTCTGAAACTTATAAACCATACGATCGTGATGAAAACTTGAAACGTCCTTGGGCTGTGCCAGGCTCTGCTGGTATGGAACATAGAATTGGTGGTTTAGAAAAAGCAAATATATCTGGTGATATTAACTATACTCCTGAAAATCATGAGTTTATGATAAAACTTCGTGATCAAAAAGTTGCTGGAATTGCAAATGATATTCCAGATTTGGAAATTATTGGTGATAAAGATGGTGGAGATTTGTTAATTTTAGGATGGGGATCAACTTATGGTTCAATTAGAACTGCTGTTGAACGCAAACGTGAACAAGGTTTTAATGTTTCTCAAGCTCACTTGAAATATCTAAATCCAATGCCTAAAAATACTTTAGAGGTTTTAAAGAAATTCAAACAAATTGTAATCCCAGAAATGAACTTAGGTCAATTACTTAAAATTATTAGAGCAGAATTTTTGATAGATGCTAAAGGATGGAACAAAGTTCAAGGTTTACCATTTACTGCTAAAGAAATTGAAGATAGAATAGTTTCTTTACTTGGAAATAAAAATTAA